A genomic region of Bactrocera dorsalis isolate Fly_Bdor chromosome 3, ASM2337382v1, whole genome shotgun sequence contains the following coding sequences:
- the LOC105226814 gene encoding uncharacterized protein LOC105226814 isoform X2, whose amino-acid sequence MEKGKVHVKNEHRGVPAQTQQQQLTPKIAEGHPTTSLSPELKSAPFMGMHHNLEHPPQTVYYHPQRPTSKTNTTNISECDTIGNSANDGVFPLCYVCGGNGGCESLRVRPNQDCPTEPYFPFLERHEPPNGVPKLTSTQTYVIACMLCYRSLREQWDSYERKKKPHLQRLYHMKRVDGKSYIGADIQTQGEYAAQMLGLSAEHLQHGNLQEDYAYLSGVSRTPNRVDYERPTNVTNQYYPLQPNEPSSSLHYAQTNSTPSSTAQQYCDYYNRNFNATLNGQMTPQPKEKQIGTTQLPKSVAHMNEEPAAVESRKPVGSGSPYDTLNIKSSSFAHHKFKLGQISCMNSASARNELNSSNDTQKALHTNSDSKHQQIQQQQQQQQQRQDRISPQYEYGIAAGGVGGNHSNAASMADVVDDASGAALDLRNSSNNICEPYMLSCGTSRQMFRNASPSNNATNQVDVGILDLSMPDKNSLTEVCYVCGDEQRRGSLIELSTVRSKDGKGRHHPYFPIFNEQIPRPPRSRPKDPRGMIQACQLCYEHLIQQWNNYQTTQTPENERSYTLRKKPTSVTERTTFVCYTCGGDTPSSRLRLVYCCPNAEREPYYPFIKTMKAFKNASPISPQGMVQICSSCYEKHLYLAEGGNNTTMAAATSTGRISGGPADNNAAAGSGAGAIYSVDGDANLSNNNVIATSAEGAGRYTPSEKSLANSDSTSNVKFKRDFKFARQGDSRPNSPTSSSQGPGESERGQYPCYICKTLCAANKMEWLSTSAEHMNSHAMHFPCLRGSSNNGRDNVSLSGNGNTANNNDNNNRVLACKDCVNYLARQWETMDAERVPLEHRRYNIPSPMITSSSPNGSRHGGLTITTPPSTPSVSSTPASTSIYCFLCGLHSDLTLARVLYASKEGSRPYFPHLLKHNSLPNAEQLRKDYSALVCTFCYHSMLNQWRKYEAQTPAIAPTERKYNWHDYICHLCGITTYRKRVRALPVNEFPFVKNRKNGDGLLLENGEYAVVCLDCYESLRQQASHHDRFGVPISRRGYNWVPQPPPPEDSPDVAVARLPCGERSDRFPINTTLRSISNKKIASPKQGEKTKDVPPKSGQKRPATSPAPPIPSPHHIQSPSTTPGAGNSSGGNAAAQMTSNSALLNHVMPPNQLSGLQAATLQQQQQQHQAHQQAVAAAAAAAQAQQQQIVGVPGALNAAQASARGPFASALRNLAKQADIKEEDDINVRVDRNERSVPLSAGSGGGGVVGGGGAVGVAAAVSVANTNVVNVSNTTRASMSNERLPPTGGGSGGGQISGVDERLMAKKRTGSSPQPGEKIARMSSQQSVQMQPELLARSGFQPYRSDERLIHPAGAFPLDAYATFAGLPTMPPGPFLSPAGLPYSDQLYLDQRFQMLRAAGSHHTHPHALYPPMASPYASHLYSMIPGAALGLGSALHERMKLEEEHRARIAREEEREREIQREKEQREREREQREREQREKEQREREQREKEQREKEQKEKEARDRELREKEREARERERQILSASHHYTSQLYSPLGRNLLGPMMPHLGLGLRAPPGALHSLPPMSAYHAASQRQSPHSAMGLNLGLPGLGSVPSLSHGPGGLPHHLQQSALGLAHPSAAGLTHPGFPGAALGLSHHGINLTHPHISPHHPAMVPSHQISPHSSSIASTSTTTTSPHNLNLSMQSNAGASMKVSVPSSVSQTSVSGLQSSTSMTQATSTLSSHIPQMSNSLYHSHHSSQHLTSAGLAPTSAHQQPPTSMPLSLTSNSGRSHSASPITMKATPQLSNNNPGMHNQNGGRSASSPHASRQLAMSQTQHQQNAGVHDKQNTLAPSALEPATLDLTGSNSNSSVQVSSVASSGGGHNTHPNELNGTGGVEAASIGERKDNAAAIAKNLSLNVSTTDKRSPSTSPTVAAKDNAAAYNMSVVNNAEDSTRQCSPNIAMSTSAEPHTSISPPTKPTIGGDSIGGAGHGAGAGAGSGNYNNNSKVTAVPSDNNVKPTSDPSTSVFASNNTQSVPPNDTVLPAVGATDVQSTATPTNTNTNNSSTSNHPHITSPTTTTPDACASVGGVTSTTGGSTSPPVVSSSTNIVNNKTQKKSNCDETVSSATPTTTTAAIEVNGGGAAAGGGR is encoded by the exons ATGGAAAAAGGGAAAGTACATGTGAAAAACGAGCATCGTGGTGTGCCtgcacaaacacaacaacaacaattaacgcCAAAAAttgctgaaggccatcccacaACGTCACTATCACCCGAATTGAAATCTGCGCCCTTTATGGGAATGCACCATAACTTAGAACATCCACCACAAACAGTCTACTATCATCCACAACGTCCTACAtcgaaaacaaatacaacaaatatttcggAATGTGATACTATCGGCAATTCCGCTAACGATGGTGTATTCCCTTTATGTTATGTTTGTGGCGGTAATGGCGGTTGCGAATCTCTACGCGTACGTCCTAATCAGGATTGTCCCACTGAACCgtattttccatttttggaaCGACATGAACCGCCCAACGGTGTACCAAAGCTTACGTCTACACAAACCTATGTAATCGCTTGTATGCTATGTTATCGATCCCTGCGAGAGCAATGGGACTCGTACGAACGCAAAAAGAAGCCACACTTACAGCGTTTATATCATATGAAACGTGTTGATGGGAAAAGTTACATTGGCGCCGACATACAAACACAAGGTGAATACGCTGCACAGATGCTTGGTCTCAGTGCTGAACATTTACAACATGGTAATTTGCAAGAAGATTACGCCTATTTAAGTGGTGTGTCGCGAACACCAAATCGCGTCGATTACGAACGTCCAACGAATGTGACGAATCAATATTATCCTTTACAACCAAACGAACCGTCATCGTCATTACATTATGCTCAAACAAATAGTACGCCTAGCTCAACGGCACAACAATACTGTGATTATTATAATCGAAACTTTAACGCTACCTTGAATGGCCAAATGACGCCACAaccaaaagaaaagcaaattGGCACCACGCAGTTACCTAAGAGTGTGGCACATATGAATGAAGAGCCCGCCGCGGTTGAGAGTCGTAAACCTGTCGGCAGTGGTTCACCATATGACACGTTAAATATAAAATCGTCCTCATTTGCTcatcataaatttaaattaggtCAGATTTCGTGTATGAATTCAGCTTCAGCTCGTAATGAACTAAACTCCTCAAATGATACACAAAAAGCTCTACACACAAATTCGGACAGTAAACATCAACAaattcagcaacaacaacaacaacaacaacagcgacaagATCGTATCAGTCCGCAATACGAATATGGTATCGCAgctggtggtgttggtggtaatcACTCGAATGCCGCGTCAATGGCTGATGTTGTTGACGATGCAAGTGGTGCTGCCTTAGATTTGCGTAACTCATCAAATAACATCTGTGAACCATACATGTTGTCATGCGGTACTTCACGCCAAATGTTTCGAAATGCCTCACCTAGCAATAATGCCACCAACCAAGTCGATGTCGGCATACTTGACTTGTCAATGCCAGACAAGAATTCATTAACTGAAGTTTGTTATGTTTGCGGTGATGAACAGCGACGTGGCAGTCTCATCGAACTGAGCACTGTACGTTCGAAGGATGGGAAGGGTCGTCATCATCCATACTTTCCGATTTTCAATGAACAAATACCGCGCCCGCCGCGCTCACGTCCCAAAGATCCACGTGGCATGATACAAGCCTGTCAATTATGCTATGAACATCTTATACAACAGTGGAATAATTACCAG actaCACAAACACCTGAAAATGAACGCTCCTATACGTTACGTAAGAAACCTACATCCGTCACAGAACGCACCACATTCGTTTGTTACACCTGTGGCGGTGACACGCCCTCCTCACGTTTGCGGCTCGTTTATTGCTGTCCAAATGCAGAGCGCGAACCCTACTACCCTTTCATAAAAACgatgaaagctttcaaaaatgCTAGTCCCATCAGTCCACAGG GTATGGTGCAAATATGTTCCTCATGCTATGAAAAGCATTTATATTTGGCTGAAGGTGGTAACAACACTACAATGGCGGCGGCTACCTCTACCGGCCGTATATCGGGTGGACCCGCTGACAATAATGCGGCCGCTGGTAGCGGTGCTGGTGCAATTTACAGCGTAGATGGTGACGCAAAcctcagcaacaacaatgtgatCGCAACAAGCGCTGAGGGTGCAGGACGTTACACACCCTCCGAGAAGTCGTTGGCCAACTCGGATTCGACAAGTAATGTGAAATTTAAG CGCGATTTCAAATTTGCACGACAGGGTGATTCGCGTCCCAATTCGCCGACATCTTCATCTCAGGGCCCTGGCGAGAGTGAGCGTGGACAATATCC TTGTTACATTTGCAAAACGCTTTGCGCCGCCAATAAAATGGAGTGGTTATCCACCAGCGCTGAACACATGAATTCGCATGCCATGCATTTTCCCTGCTTACGCGGCAGCAGCAATAATGGTCGTGATAATGTCAGTCTGAGTGGCAATGGCAACACTGccaataataatgataataataatcgTGTGCTTGCCTGTAAGGATTGTGTGAATTATTTGGCACGCCAGTGGGAGACAATGGATGCTGAGCGCGTACCATTGGAGCATCGAAG ATATAATATACCTTCGCCGATGATCACTTCGAGCTCACCAAATGGCTCCCGTCATGGTGGCCTAACCATAACTACACCACCGTCTACGCCTTCCGTGTCTTCAACACCTGCCAGTACATCGATTTATTGTTTTCTATGTGGCTTGCATTCGGATTTGACATTGGCGCGGGTGTTGTATGCGAGCAAAGAG GGCTCACGACCATATTTCCCCCATCTCCTCAAACACAACTCGCTGCCAAATGCTGAACAATTGCGCAAGGATTACTCAGCGCTCGTTTGCACATTCTGCTACCACTCCATGTTGAATCAGTGGCGcaa GTATGAAGCACAGACACCAGCTATAGCACCAACCGAACGCAAATACAATTGGCATGATTATATTTGTCATTTATGCGGCATTACGACATACCGAAAACGTGTACGCGCACTACCGGTTAATGAGTTTCCATTcgtgaaaaatcgcaaaaatggCGATGGGCTTTTGTTGGAGAACGGCGAATATGCTGTGGTTTGTTTGGATTGCTACGAAAGCCTTAG ACAACAAGCTTCGCATCATGATCGTTTTGGTGTACCGATTTCTAGGCGTGGATACAACTGGGTGCCACAACCACCACCGCCTGAGGACAGTCCGGATGTTGCTGTAGCGCGTTTGCCATGTGGAGAGCGTTCCGATCGATTT CCCATCAACACCACCCTCAGATCCATATCTAACAAGAAGATCGCATCACCGAAGCAAGGCGAAAAAACTAAAGATG TTCCTCCAAAGAGTGGCCAAAAGCGCCCAGCAACAAGTCCAGCACCACCCATCCCATCGCCACATCATATACAATCGCCCTCCACCACACCCGGTGCTGGCAATAGCAGCGGTGGCAATGCGGCGGCACAAATGACGTCCAATTCGGCGCTGTTGAATCATGTTATGCCACCAAATCAATTGAGTGGCTTGCAAGCAGCCActttgcaacagcaacaacaacaacatcaggcACATCAACAGGCGGtcgcggcagcagcagcagccgcacaagcgcaacagcaacaaatagtTGGCGTACCGGGTGCGCTGAATGCGGCACAAGCGAGCGCACGCGGACCCTTCGCTTCGGCATTGCGCAACTTGGCTAAGCAAGCCGACATCAAAGAGGAGGACGATATCAATGTGCGCGTCGATCGCAACGAGCGCTCAGTACCGCTAAGTGCGggtagtggtggtggtggtgtagTTGGTGGCGGCGGTGCGGTCGGTGTGGCCGCTGCAGTAAGTGTTGCCAATACCAATGTGGTGAATGTGTCCAATACGACACGCGCATCAATGTCAAATGAACGATTGCCACCAACCGGTGGTGGCAGTGGTGGTGGGCAAATCAGTGGTGTGGACGAACGTTTAATGGCCAAAAAGCGTACTGGCTCGTCGCCGCAACCAGGCGAGAAGATCGCACGCATGTCTTCGCAACAGTCGGTGCAAATGCAACCTGAGTTATTGGCGCGTAGCGGATTCCAACCATACCGATCGGATGAGCGCCTGATACATCCGGCCGGCGCTTTTCCCTTGGATGCCTATGCCACCTTCGCAGGTTTGCCAACGATGCCGCCAG GGCCGTTCTTGAGTCCAGCTGGTCTGCCTTACTCCGATCAATTGTACTTAGATCAACGCTTTCAAATGCTACGTGCCGCCGGTTCTCACCACACACATCCACATGCCCTCTATCCACCAATGGCTTCGCCCTATGCATCTCATTTATATTCGATGATACCGGGCGCAGCGCTTGGTTTGGGCTCCGCCTTGCATGAACGTATGAAATTGGAGGAGGAACATCGTGCGCGTATCGCCAGAGAAGAGGAACGCGAACGGGAAATACAGCGGGAAAAGGAACAGCGTGAGCGCGAACGTGAGCAAAGGGAACGCGAGCAACGTGAAAAAGAGCAACGAGAACGCGAACAACGCGAAAAAGAGCAACGTGAGAAggaacaaaaagaaaaagaagcacGTGACCGTGAGTTACGTGAAAAAGAGCGGGAGGCCAGAGAACGCGAAAGGCAAATATTATCTGCTTCGCATCATTATACAAGTCAGTTATATTCGCCATTGGGACGCAATTTACTCGGACCAATGATGCCACACTTGGGTTTGGGTTTGCGTGCACCGCCCGGTGCATTACACAGCCTGCCGCCAATGTCCGCCTATCATGCGGCGAGCCAACGTCAGAGTCCACACTCTGCAATGGGCCTCAATCTCGGTTTGCCCGGTTTGGGTAGTGTACCATCGCTATCGCATGGTCCTGGTGGCTTACCGCATCATTTACAACAATCTGCATTGGGACTGGCACACCCAAGTGCTGCTGGCTTAACGCATCCCGGCTTTCCTGGTGCCGCTTTGGGCTTGTCACACCACGGTATAAATCTAACACATCCACATATCTCACCACACCATCCGGCAATGGTGCCCAGTCATCAGATTTCACCACACTCATCATCGATAGCCTCGACCTCGACCACTACCACATCGCCACACAATCTGAATTTGAGTATGCAAAGCAATGCGGGTGCCAGCATGAAGGTATCAGTGCCCAGTAGTGTTTCACAAACGTCCGTATCGGGTTTGCAGTCCTCCACTAGCATGACACAAGCCACTTCAACGTTGTCCTCACACATTCCGCAAATGAGCAACTCACTTTACCACTCGCATCACTCTAGTCAGCATCTAACCAGCGCTGGACTGGCGCCCACATCTGCTCATCAACAGCCGCCGACCTCAATGCCGCTTTCGCTAACTAGTAATTCGGGTCGCAGCCATTCGGCATCGCCCATCACAATGAAAGCAACGCCGCAATTGTCAAATAACAATCCCGGTATGCATAATCAAAACGGTGGACGTTCCGCCAGCAGTCCACATGCTTCACGTCAGCTGGCTATGAGCCAAACGCAACATCAGCAAAATGCAGGAGTTCACGACAAGCAAAATACTTTGGCGCCGAGTGCACTCGAGCCGGCCACACTAGATCTGACCGGTTCGAATTCCAATTCCAGCGTGCAAGTGTCATCCGTAGCCAGCAGTGGCGGCGGTCATAATACACACCCGAATGAACTGAACGGTACCGGTGGCGTTGAAGCGGCTAGCATTGGGGAACGCAAAGATAACGCTGCAGCGATAGCGAAGAATCTCTCGCTCAATGTAAGCACCACCGATAAGAGAAGTCCATCGACATCGCCCACAGTTGCCGCCAAAGATAATGCTGCCGCATACAATATGAGCGTGGTCAACAACGCAGAAGATTCAACGCGACAATGCAGTCCCAACATCGCGATGTCCACCTCAGCAGAGCCGCATACATCCATATCGCCGCCGACGAAACCAACAATCGGTGGTGATTCCATAGGTGGTGCCGGCCATGGAGCAGGTGCAGGTGCAGGTTCAGgtaattacaacaataattcCAAAGTTACGGCCGTACCGTCAGACAACAATGTCAAGCCAACAAGCGATCCCTCGACCAGTGTATTTGCATCCAACAACACACAAAGTGTACCGCCCAACGATACAGTGCTGCCGGCGGTAGGCGCCACAGATGTGCAGTCGACAGCAACGCcgaccaacaccaacaccaacaacagcagcaccagTAACCACCCTCACATCACCTCGCCTACAACTACCACACCCGATGCGTGCGCCAGTGTAGGCGGTGTGACCTCCACGACTGGTGGCAGCACCTCGCCGCCTGTGGTGAGCAGCAGCACGAATATtgtcaacaacaaaacacaaaagaAGAGCAATTGCGATGAAACGGTGTCCAGTGCGACGCCAACAACTACCACAGCCGCGATCGAGGTGAATGGCGGTGGCGCTGCTGCTGGTGGCGGTCGGTGA